A portion of the Kribbella jejuensis genome contains these proteins:
- a CDS encoding RNA polymerase sigma factor produces MPTMTGEPVVGVLGPPGDAGAFVEWVRPHLGAMARLAARLAVGADRDDVVQEALARAWAKRSQYDESRGTPSAWLLAITADQARKAVRRTHRGLVLLPDDESRRPDLDARMDVEDAVQALPARQRLAVDCYYFADLSIAETAAVMGCSEGTVKSTLSDARARLRVVLEVSE; encoded by the coding sequence ATGCCGACGATGACGGGTGAGCCGGTGGTCGGGGTTCTCGGGCCGCCGGGGGACGCGGGTGCGTTCGTCGAGTGGGTGCGGCCGCATCTGGGGGCGATGGCCCGGTTGGCGGCGCGGCTCGCGGTCGGTGCGGACCGGGACGACGTCGTCCAGGAGGCGCTCGCGCGGGCGTGGGCCAAGCGGTCGCAGTACGACGAATCCCGCGGTACGCCGTCCGCCTGGCTGCTCGCGATCACCGCGGACCAGGCCCGCAAAGCGGTACGCCGTACCCACCGCGGCCTCGTGCTCCTCCCGGACGACGAGAGCCGTCGTCCCGACCTGGACGCCCGGATGGACGTCGAGGACGCCGTACAGGCGTTGCCCGCGCGGCAGCGGCTCGCGGTGGACTGCTACTACTTCGCGGACCTGTCGATCGCCGAGACGGCCGCGGTGATGGGGTGCTCCGAAGGCACCGTGAAGTCGACGTTGTCCGACGCCCGGGCCCGGCTCCGGGTCGTCCTGGAAGTCAGCGAATGA
- a CDS encoding RelA/SpoT domain-containing protein, translating to MPPPPCDPTALHQAFAASRPLDWGEKQPTTAEITELHGERATRRSLELLERTVEVEPRVTGDFLNSIPVGTTPYHLENRIKSPESLARKLRDQRRANKRRPVDDLLRYTVLTESPDDLVAATLDTADALATHGWRVDYAMHSYTEGSRYKGLHAWLRTPDIERVEVQWHSRASARVKELTTSWYEVERSATATDSERTAAREKCVAASAELHTPRGLDAMTELGGRQVQVKNYSDSRSTGSGRRVAPVEERQRPAKLQDRAKGIAL from the coding sequence ATGCCACCGCCCCCATGCGACCCCACCGCCCTCCACCAGGCGTTCGCCGCCTCCCGCCCGCTCGACTGGGGCGAGAAACAACCCACCACCGCCGAGATCACGGAGCTTCACGGCGAACGGGCCACCCGACGAAGCCTCGAGCTACTCGAGCGGACCGTCGAAGTGGAGCCGCGGGTCACGGGTGATTTCCTCAACTCGATTCCCGTCGGCACCACGCCGTACCACCTCGAGAACAGGATCAAGTCGCCGGAGTCCCTGGCCCGGAAGCTGCGCGACCAACGTCGCGCGAACAAGCGACGCCCGGTCGACGACCTGCTTCGTTACACGGTACTGACGGAATCACCCGACGACCTCGTCGCGGCAACACTCGACACAGCGGACGCGCTTGCGACGCACGGCTGGCGGGTTGACTATGCGATGCACTCCTACACCGAGGGGTCGCGCTACAAAGGCCTCCACGCCTGGCTCCGCACTCCGGACATCGAACGGGTGGAGGTCCAGTGGCACTCGAGGGCCTCTGCGCGCGTCAAGGAGCTCACCACCTCGTGGTACGAAGTCGAACGCAGCGCCACAGCGACTGATTCGGAGCGGACCGCCGCCCGGGAGAAGTGTGTGGCGGCCTCAGCAGAACTGCACACACCGCGAGGACTCGACGCCATGACGGAGCTAGGCGGACGCCAGGTGCAGGTCAAGAACTACAGTGACTCCCGGAGTACGGGTTCCGGACGCCGCGTCGCACCGGTCGAAGAGCGCCAACGGCCGGCGAAACTTCAGGATCGAGCCAAGGGGATTGCGCTGTGA